One genomic segment of Alphaproteobacteria bacterium HT1-32 includes these proteins:
- a CDS encoding DUF2927 domain-containing protein, translated as MASRRFITCLSAGLFLSLLTAGCQTATKTLNPPKRIGISTPTPSKPLSSLTWPTGIRPGNSPTDIDLMTRAFDQYVFETEWNGPAPWIVKGGGAYPYWLVEDSRSAEIRASIKEISVQLEEATGQIISEASAEPEGRIRIIVSVGKTGSRKHCHFSTKRYGDGTLSRAVIYIGPDFPDIHRCLVEELSQILGPANDVTLIEDSLWRPKEVETARGLTWSDAVILRALYDERLKPGMSRAAALPVVRIIISELLEELNR; from the coding sequence TTGGCCAGTAGACGTTTTATCACCTGCCTCTCTGCCGGGCTGTTTCTGTCGCTGCTCACCGCTGGTTGCCAGACAGCAACGAAGACGCTCAATCCACCGAAGCGGATCGGAATTTCAACCCCGACACCGTCAAAGCCGTTATCAAGCCTGACCTGGCCCACAGGCATCCGACCCGGCAACAGCCCGACAGATATCGACCTGATGACGCGAGCCTTTGATCAGTATGTCTTTGAGACTGAATGGAACGGGCCTGCGCCCTGGATCGTAAAAGGTGGCGGAGCCTATCCCTACTGGCTGGTTGAAGATAGTCGATCCGCAGAGATCCGGGCGAGCATCAAGGAAATATCTGTACAACTTGAAGAAGCTACCGGCCAGATAATCTCGGAAGCTTCTGCTGAACCGGAGGGCAGAATCCGGATTATCGTTTCTGTCGGAAAGACCGGATCACGGAAGCATTGTCACTTTTCCACCAAACGATATGGCGACGGTACATTGTCCCGGGCGGTTATTTATATTGGCCCAGACTTTCCAGATATACATCGCTGCCTCGTCGAAGAGCTGTCCCAGATTCTTGGCCCGGCGAATGACGTCACCCTGATTGAAGACAGTCTGTGGCGACCGAAAGAGGTCGAGACGGCACGGGGGCTGACCTGGTCTGATGCGGTCATTCTGCGGGCGTTATATGACGAGCGGCTCAAACCCGGCATGTCCCGGGCCGCAGCCCTGCCGGTTGTGCGCATAATCATCAGCGAGTTGCTCGAAGAACTGAACCGCTAA